A genomic segment from Streptomyces antibioticus encodes:
- a CDS encoding TatD family hydrolase: MPSNADASTAPPLPQPLRVPVADSHTHLDMQSGTVAEGLAKAASVGVTTVVQVGCDLKGSRWAAETAAAYDAVHATVALHPNEAPRIVHGDPDGWSRQGAREAGGTAALDEALAEIDRLAALPQVKGVGETGLDYFRTGPEGKEAQEHSFRAHIEIAKRHGKALVIHDRDAHADVLRVLKEEGAPERTVFHCYSGDAEMAAVCARAGYYMSFAGNVTFKNAQNLRDALAVAPLDLVLVETDAPFLTPAPHRGRPNAPYLIPVTVRAMAAVRGIDEDALAGALAANTARAFDY; this comes from the coding sequence ATGCCTTCGAACGCCGACGCCAGCACCGCACCACCGCTCCCGCAGCCCCTGCGGGTCCCGGTCGCCGACTCCCACACCCACCTCGACATGCAGTCCGGCACGGTGGCGGAGGGGCTCGCGAAGGCCGCGTCGGTCGGCGTGACCACGGTCGTCCAGGTCGGCTGCGACCTCAAGGGCTCGCGCTGGGCCGCCGAGACGGCCGCCGCGTACGACGCCGTCCACGCGACGGTCGCCCTGCACCCGAACGAGGCACCGCGCATCGTGCACGGCGACCCCGACGGCTGGTCCCGGCAGGGCGCCCGGGAGGCGGGCGGTACGGCGGCGCTCGACGAGGCGCTCGCCGAGATCGACCGGCTGGCCGCGCTTCCGCAGGTCAAGGGCGTCGGCGAGACGGGGCTCGACTACTTCCGCACCGGCCCCGAGGGCAAGGAGGCGCAGGAGCACTCCTTCCGCGCCCACATCGAGATCGCCAAGCGGCACGGCAAGGCCCTGGTCATCCACGACCGCGACGCCCACGCCGACGTGCTGCGCGTGCTGAAGGAGGAGGGCGCGCCCGAGCGGACCGTCTTCCACTGCTACTCCGGCGACGCCGAGATGGCCGCGGTCTGCGCCCGCGCCGGCTACTACATGTCCTTCGCGGGCAACGTCACCTTCAAGAACGCCCAGAACCTGCGGGACGCCCTCGCCGTCGCCCCGCTCGACCTGGTCCTGGTGGAGACCGACGCGCCCTTCCTCACCCCGGCGCCCCACCGCGGCAGGCCCAACGCGCCGTATCTGATCCCGGTCACCGTGCGCGCGATGGCCGCCGTGCGCGGGATCGACGAGGACGCCCTCGCCGGCGCGCTGGCCGCCAACACCGCCCGCGCGTTCGACTACTGA
- a CDS encoding Pycsar system effector family protein: MSAPNTKLTAAHAEVKAEITRTDTKTGLLLAFVGAVLAGTWTVARDLPLNLPAYVAGGVGVALLVAAAGLLLRSTRPNLRGRHGFPLWATLTADKITTTVNSGDLAADVAGLSRLAVVKFTALRRAVDLTMTGGALLILAALLAAGGAL; this comes from the coding sequence GTGAGCGCCCCGAACACGAAGCTGACCGCCGCGCATGCTGAGGTGAAGGCGGAGATCACGCGGACAGACACCAAGACCGGGCTGTTGCTCGCGTTCGTCGGCGCGGTGCTGGCCGGCACGTGGACCGTGGCCCGTGACCTGCCCCTGAACCTCCCCGCCTACGTCGCGGGCGGGGTGGGGGTGGCTCTGCTGGTCGCGGCGGCCGGTCTGCTGCTGCGGTCGACCCGCCCGAACCTGCGCGGTCGGCACGGTTTCCCTCTGTGGGCCACCCTGACCGCCGACAAGATCACCACCACCGTCAACAGCGGAGATCTCGCGGCGGACGTCGCCGGACTGTCCCGGCTCGCGGTGGTGAAGTTCACCGCCCTGCGCCGCGCGGTCGACCTCACCATGACCGGCGGCGCCCTGCTCATCCTCGCCGCCCTGCTCGCGGCGGGAGGTGCGCTGTGA
- a CDS encoding protein spdB, with product MKARTVLPAVAMTAVSMVLTLAVVVMWLGTVMPWPVALVVGLGIDGGWLATLAYERRLAAQGDHSRAVTAVGWTFGLIATGVLVSHAATADQSRGAWLAVAWLPVAAKALWLVHGLWERTALTPVALDAIAGIQQEARDEAAVARARLRAEATTEETRLTAVTQAGARVARVQARTAETLAEAWSTLETARRGEDTGRALTSVTTRVTPDVTPTWELPVWGPTEPVAALPPGDGNALSDTALDVLVDEIRHSETPALSYREMAIRFRTSGHSASEMRLRAAWKRVVAHPSRSAP from the coding sequence GTGAAGGCCCGGACCGTTCTTCCCGCCGTCGCGATGACGGCGGTGTCCATGGTGCTCACCCTCGCCGTCGTGGTGATGTGGCTGGGCACCGTGATGCCGTGGCCCGTCGCCCTGGTCGTCGGTCTCGGCATCGACGGCGGATGGCTCGCCACCCTCGCCTACGAGCGCCGGTTGGCCGCGCAGGGCGACCACAGCCGCGCGGTGACCGCCGTCGGCTGGACGTTCGGCCTGATCGCCACCGGCGTGCTGGTCTCCCACGCCGCGACCGCCGACCAGTCGCGCGGCGCCTGGCTGGCCGTGGCGTGGCTCCCGGTCGCGGCCAAAGCCCTGTGGCTGGTCCACGGGCTGTGGGAGCGCACCGCGCTCACCCCAGTCGCGCTGGACGCCATCGCGGGAATCCAGCAGGAAGCCCGCGACGAGGCGGCCGTGGCCCGCGCCCGGCTGCGCGCCGAAGCGACCACCGAGGAGACCCGGCTGACGGCCGTGACGCAAGCCGGGGCACGCGTCGCACGCGTCCAGGCCAGGACCGCCGAAACCCTCGCCGAAGCCTGGTCGACCTTGGAGACGGCGCGGCGCGGTGAAGACACCGGCAGAGCGCTGACCAGCGTGACGACCCGCGTCACACCCGACGTCACACCCACGTGGGAACTGCCCGTGTGGGGCCCCACAGAGCCGGTTGCCGCGCTCCCGCCGGGCGACGGCAACGCCCTCTCCGACACGGCGCTTGACGTGCTGGTCGACGAGATCCGTCACAGCGAAACCCCGGCTCTGTCCTACCGCGAGATGGCCATCCGCTTCCGCACGTCCGGCCACTCCGCATCCGAGATGCGCCTGCGCGCCGCGTGGAAGCGCGTCGTGGCCCACCCCTCCCGCTCCGCACCGTGA
- the rsmI gene encoding 16S rRNA (cytidine(1402)-2'-O)-methyltransferase, producing the protein MTVAPGTPSGILVLAGTPIGDLSDAPPRLAEELAGADVVAAEDTRRLRRLTQGLGVTPKGRIVSYFEGNESARTPELVEDLLGGARVLLVTDAGMPSVSDPGYRLVAAAVEQDIKVTAVPGPSAVLTALALSGLPVDRFCFEGFLPRKAGERLSRLREVAEDRRTLVYFEAPHRLDDTLAAMAEVFGTDRRAAVCRELTKTYEEIRRGPLGELAEWAAQGVRGEITVVVSGAPERGPEELDAAELVRRVRAREEAGEHRKEAIAAVAAEAGLPKRQVFDAVVAAKGAGGGTAGAS; encoded by the coding sequence GTGACAGTCGCTCCAGGAACCCCGTCCGGAATCCTCGTCCTCGCCGGCACCCCGATCGGTGACCTCTCCGACGCGCCGCCCCGGCTGGCCGAGGAGCTGGCCGGGGCCGATGTCGTCGCCGCCGAGGACACCCGCCGGCTGCGCCGCCTCACCCAGGGCCTGGGGGTGACCCCCAAAGGGCGGATCGTGTCGTACTTCGAGGGCAACGAGTCCGCGCGCACCCCCGAACTGGTCGAGGACCTCCTCGGCGGGGCCCGGGTGCTGCTGGTGACGGACGCGGGCATGCCGTCGGTGTCCGACCCCGGGTACCGGCTGGTGGCCGCCGCCGTCGAACAGGACATCAAGGTGACGGCCGTCCCCGGCCCGTCCGCCGTGCTCACCGCGCTCGCCCTGTCCGGGCTGCCCGTCGACCGCTTCTGCTTCGAGGGCTTCCTGCCGCGCAAGGCGGGCGAACGGCTGTCCCGGCTGCGGGAGGTCGCCGAGGATCGGCGCACCCTCGTCTACTTCGAGGCCCCGCACCGCCTCGACGACACCCTCGCCGCGATGGCCGAGGTCTTCGGCACCGACCGGCGGGCCGCCGTCTGCCGCGAACTGACCAAGACCTACGAGGAGATCAGGCGCGGTCCGCTCGGCGAGCTGGCCGAGTGGGCGGCGCAGGGCGTGCGCGGCGAGATCACCGTCGTCGTCTCCGGCGCCCCCGAGCGCGGCCCCGAGGAACTCGACGCGGCGGAACTCGTCCGCCGGGTCCGGGCGCGCGAGGAGGCCGGCGAGCACCGCAAGGAGGCCATCGCGGCGGTCGCGGCGGAGGCCGGGCTGCCCAAGCGGCAGGTGTTCGACGCGGTCGTGGCGGCCAAGGGGGCGGGCGGGGGGACGGCCGGGGCGTCGTAG
- a CDS encoding GntR family transcriptional regulator, protein MAPKAPKWRDLADRFGQQIRNGDYEPGQQLPQIRELVEAGEGSKETVHRAYKALEAEGLVTMTRGHGTVVRPKSPLQRLGIARYDKAKWRDGDEVAFIADRVASGRTYSRNEQTQSVSRVKAPASVAEAHGLPEGADVYARARLVKEGPQPTHTLTSYYRPEHVEGTRIVDPTPGPAGRGGGFRVLYDAGYEIDHMREELFARVPTAEEAQLLQLSPGEWVVELHRTTYTADGTVVEFAVGVHAASRFAWSYDFKVPDSAATEGESK, encoded by the coding sequence GTGGCACCGAAAGCCCCGAAGTGGCGGGACCTAGCCGACCGCTTCGGCCAGCAGATCAGGAACGGCGACTACGAGCCTGGCCAGCAGCTTCCGCAGATCCGGGAGCTTGTGGAGGCGGGCGAAGGTTCAAAGGAGACGGTCCACCGGGCGTACAAGGCGCTTGAAGCCGAGGGCCTGGTGACCATGACTCGCGGTCACGGCACCGTCGTGCGCCCGAAGTCTCCGCTCCAGCGCCTCGGTATCGCCCGGTATGACAAGGCGAAGTGGCGGGACGGCGACGAGGTCGCGTTCATCGCGGACCGCGTGGCGTCCGGTCGCACCTACAGCCGGAACGAGCAGACTCAAAGCGTCAGCCGAGTGAAGGCGCCGGCGTCCGTGGCCGAAGCCCACGGGCTTCCCGAGGGTGCGGACGTTTACGCCCGCGCCCGGCTCGTAAAGGAAGGCCCCCAGCCCACCCACACTCTGACCAGCTACTACCGCCCCGAGCACGTGGAAGGCACGCGCATCGTCGACCCGACCCCGGGCCCGGCCGGTCGGGGCGGCGGCTTCCGTGTCCTCTATGACGCCGGGTACGAGATCGACCACATGCGCGAGGAACTGTTCGCGCGCGTGCCTACCGCCGAAGAGGCTCAGCTACTCCAGCTCTCGCCGGGGGAGTGGGTGGTAGAACTGCACCGCACCACGTACACGGCGGACGGCACGGTCGTAGAGTTCGCCGTCGGAGTCCACGCGGCATCGCGCTTCGCGTGGTCATATGACTTCAAGGTCCCCGACTCGGCAGCAACGGAGGGCGAGAGCAAGTGA
- a CDS encoding YdcF family protein, with product MISAQAWADAQRLWDFQQMGHEPRPCSVAIGLGSHDLGVADATAELFHRGMAPVVLFTGATSRTTRDRMPRGEAEHYRDRAVELGVPASVILVEPNARNTGENIRFSRALLEERRISVSSALLVSKPYEERRAYATARKLWPEIEWVSASTPMTLPDYVDSIGDARLVIDMLVGAQQRLMVYPRQGFMIEQEVPDDVLAAYERLRADGFTSRLVPETADRT from the coding sequence GTGATCTCGGCTCAGGCATGGGCGGACGCTCAGCGGCTCTGGGACTTCCAGCAGATGGGCCATGAGCCGCGCCCATGCTCTGTCGCCATCGGACTCGGCAGCCATGACCTCGGGGTGGCCGACGCCACCGCGGAGCTTTTCCACCGGGGCATGGCGCCGGTCGTTCTCTTTACCGGGGCCACCAGCCGGACCACCCGCGACCGGATGCCCCGTGGCGAAGCCGAGCACTACCGGGACCGCGCGGTCGAGCTGGGTGTGCCCGCGAGCGTCATCCTCGTTGAGCCGAACGCCCGGAACACGGGCGAGAACATCCGCTTCTCGCGGGCCCTGCTCGAAGAGCGGCGCATCTCCGTCTCGTCCGCCCTGCTCGTCAGTAAGCCGTACGAGGAGCGGCGGGCGTACGCCACGGCCCGGAAGCTCTGGCCTGAGATCGAATGGGTGAGCGCGTCCACCCCCATGACGCTCCCCGATTACGTCGACTCGATCGGGGACGCGCGTCTCGTCATCGACATGCTCGTCGGTGCTCAACAGCGACTCATGGTGTATCCCCGGCAAGGCTTCATGATCGAGCAAGAGGTTCCCGACGACGTTCTAGCCGCTTACGAGCGACTGCGCGCCGACGGCTTCACGAGCCGCCTCGTACCTGAAACGGCCGATCGGACCTGA
- a CDS encoding DUF6284 family protein — protein sequence MKHIVTVQNVVTAFADWMDPTAAELDAIELESPVVLAEVDLLDAQIKAMDRPVNEVDGRRIRRARNRVLAARRDVANRTVGEMLPGGAA from the coding sequence ATGAAGCACATCGTCACTGTTCAGAACGTTGTTACCGCATTCGCCGACTGGATGGATCCGACGGCTGCGGAGCTGGACGCGATCGAGCTGGAGTCGCCCGTCGTCCTGGCGGAGGTCGACCTGTTGGACGCACAGATCAAGGCCATGGACCGGCCGGTGAACGAGGTCGACGGCCGCCGTATCCGCCGGGCCCGGAACCGGGTGCTGGCCGCGCGGCGGGACGTGGCCAACCGCACCGTCGGGGAGATGCTGCCGGGCGGTGCCGCGTGA
- a CDS encoding FtsK/SpoIIIE domain-containing protein: protein MGDTVVHLHKNTDPSAEPAAVTTLTVVPDPAPPAPVPLWVRSGRAVKTAVTHERTRTAARAAARHSLYTLNGGRIVARRTWDGRTGSRYERMIRAAEAAGNLEAAEEWEERLQRFRAARHHRRMDLLHSPVEAAKGVAVGTGMSIGVLVALGVIMAINTGYVGDVITPLSATIDFIALLIRIVQVVWGPALTIGPFLALLALWSVGRKQQAAPNWALPANVRNGEGEPITPSIVVKALRDLGVPALARAIKEMGDAGASMLGPITIAGCGVEVDVTLPSGVSTNEVQNKRRKLAENLTRHEHEVFITIPTAARTVRLWIADSGALDEPIGPSSLVSDDTMTADYAKGKAPWGQDLRGDTAALSLYQRHLLITGLSNQGKTVALRSLALWLSLDKSVQFLMGDLKGVGDWAMFDGLATTLIQGPTDEHVIQVTEMVEGAVDEMNRRIQAPPGTVFPPLIVLVDEAQVAFMCPAKDEDKRPYGGSKANSRYFMAVRKIHNQGRAVNVLMWQGTQDPTNENLPKLVREGAHTRASLALGTESQARMALGDKAVDGGAAPNLLRPGLDRGTLVVASDGITIPAGQSSITVRTHYIDDDAAEAITDRAKALRDGVTTLHAIELGEEHDPLTDIAAVVGDAPRVRTKDVLARLATRNADAYGGWSFIDLKRVLDDAGAEPYKSDGVMVVARDRVASALANRDSEGSASVD from the coding sequence ATGGGTGACACCGTCGTCCACCTGCACAAGAACACCGACCCGTCCGCCGAACCGGCCGCCGTGACCACCCTGACCGTGGTCCCCGACCCTGCCCCGCCCGCCCCGGTCCCGCTGTGGGTGCGCTCCGGGCGCGCGGTGAAGACGGCGGTCACGCACGAGCGCACCCGCACTGCCGCGCGTGCCGCCGCCCGGCACAGCCTCTACACCCTCAACGGCGGGCGGATCGTGGCCCGTCGCACGTGGGACGGCCGTACCGGGTCCCGCTACGAGCGGATGATCCGCGCGGCGGAAGCCGCCGGGAACCTGGAAGCGGCCGAGGAGTGGGAGGAGCGGTTGCAGCGCTTCCGTGCCGCACGCCACCACCGCCGCATGGACCTGCTCCACTCCCCGGTGGAGGCCGCGAAGGGTGTGGCCGTCGGCACCGGCATGAGCATCGGTGTCCTGGTCGCCCTCGGCGTCATCATGGCCATAAACACCGGCTACGTCGGCGACGTGATCACCCCGCTGTCGGCGACCATCGACTTCATCGCCCTGCTCATCCGGATCGTGCAGGTCGTCTGGGGTCCCGCGCTCACGATCGGCCCCTTCCTGGCCCTGCTCGCCCTGTGGTCGGTCGGCCGCAAGCAGCAGGCCGCCCCCAACTGGGCACTCCCGGCGAACGTCCGCAACGGCGAGGGTGAGCCGATCACGCCGTCCATCGTGGTCAAGGCCCTGCGCGACCTCGGCGTTCCCGCCCTGGCGCGAGCCATCAAGGAGATGGGCGACGCCGGCGCGTCCATGCTCGGACCGATCACCATCGCCGGATGCGGTGTCGAGGTCGACGTAACCCTTCCCTCCGGGGTGTCGACCAACGAGGTGCAGAACAAGCGCCGCAAGCTTGCCGAGAACCTGACCCGGCACGAACACGAGGTGTTCATCACCATCCCCACAGCCGCGCGCACCGTGCGGCTGTGGATCGCGGACTCGGGGGCGCTGGATGAGCCGATCGGCCCGTCGTCGCTGGTCAGCGACGACACGATGACCGCCGACTACGCCAAGGGCAAGGCACCCTGGGGTCAGGACCTGCGCGGGGACACTGCCGCGCTGAGCCTGTACCAGCGCCACCTGCTCATCACCGGCCTGTCGAACCAGGGCAAGACCGTGGCCCTGCGCTCCCTGGCTCTGTGGCTGTCGCTGGACAAGTCGGTGCAGTTCCTCATGGGTGACCTCAAGGGCGTGGGCGACTGGGCCATGTTCGACGGGCTCGCCACGACCCTGATCCAGGGTCCGACGGATGAGCACGTGATCCAGGTGACCGAGATGGTCGAGGGCGCCGTCGACGAGATGAACCGCCGTATCCAGGCGCCGCCCGGCACCGTGTTCCCGCCGCTGATCGTGCTGGTCGACGAAGCGCAGGTGGCGTTCATGTGCCCGGCCAAGGATGAGGACAAGCGCCCCTATGGCGGGTCCAAGGCCAACTCCCGGTACTTCATGGCCGTCCGGAAGATCCACAACCAGGGGCGGGCCGTGAACGTGCTGATGTGGCAGGGAACCCAGGACCCGACCAACGAGAACCTGCCCAAGCTGGTCCGCGAGGGCGCCCACACCCGCGCCTCCCTCGCCCTGGGCACCGAGTCGCAGGCCCGCATGGCACTCGGGGACAAGGCCGTCGACGGCGGGGCGGCGCCAAACCTGCTGCGTCCGGGCCTGGACCGGGGAACCCTGGTCGTCGCGTCCGACGGCATCACCATCCCGGCCGGACAGTCGTCCATCACGGTCCGCACGCACTACATCGACGACGACGCCGCCGAGGCCATCACCGACCGTGCCAAGGCCCTGCGCGACGGCGTGACCACCCTGCACGCCATCGAGCTGGGCGAAGAACACGACCCGCTCACCGACATCGCCGCCGTCGTCGGCGACGCGCCCCGCGTGCGGACGAAGGATGTGCTGGCGCGGCTCGCCACGCGCAACGCGGACGCCTACGGCGGCTGGTCGTTCATCGACCTCAAGCGCGTCCTGGACGACGCCGGCGCGGAGCCGTACAAGTCCGACGGCGTGATGGTCGTCGCCCGTGACCGCGTTGCCAGCGCCCTCGCCAACCGCGACAGCGAGGGTTCCGCTTCCGTCGACTGA
- a CDS encoding dolichyl-phosphate-mannose--protein mannosyltransferase has translation MDSTGSTGSTGITGSAGATDDHRPAPPAHERRPSSWQRRLRRFGYAAVPSGDVRERLVPPYAEPSPRLWRSLGVPPVWTDRILRWSGWGGPLLVTLVAGVIRFWNLGSPKAVIFDETYYAKDAWALVHRGFEVNWDKNANDAILSSGGHVTIPSDAAYVVHPPVGKYVIGLGELLFGFDPFGWRFMTALLGTLSVLMLCRIGRRLFRSTFLGCLAGALMAVDGLHFVMSRTALLDGVLMFFVLAAFGCLVVDRDRARERLAAALPPDADGRHRPDAHLAETTRLGLRPWRWAAGVMFGLAIGTKWNGLYIMAAFLLMTLLWDVGSRKVAGARRPYLAVLKHDTGWTFLSTVPVALVTYLASWTGWILSPTDGSGGYYRDWAAGDGKGGNWTWLFPDWLRSLWHYEHEVYQFHTHLTSPHTYQSNPWSWILLGRPVSYFYESPAPGADGCPTDAGEKCAREVLALGTPLLWWAACFALLYVLWRWLLRRDWRAGAIACAIAAGYLPWFLYQERTIFLFYAVVFLPFLCLAVAMMTGALVGPPGSSDTRRVAGATAAGVLTLLIAWNFIYFWPLYTGEAIPIDDWRSRMWLDTWV, from the coding sequence ATGGACTCCACGGGTTCCACGGGCTCCACCGGCATCACGGGCTCCGCCGGCGCCACCGACGACCACCGGCCCGCCCCGCCGGCGCACGAGCGGCGGCCGTCGTCGTGGCAGCGGCGGCTGCGCCGCTTCGGCTACGCCGCGGTGCCCTCGGGCGATGTCCGGGAGCGGCTGGTGCCGCCGTACGCGGAGCCCTCGCCCCGGCTGTGGCGGTCGCTCGGCGTGCCGCCGGTGTGGACCGACCGGATCCTGCGCTGGTCGGGGTGGGGCGGTCCGCTGCTGGTGACGCTGGTGGCCGGGGTGATCCGGTTCTGGAACCTGGGCAGCCCGAAGGCGGTGATATTCGACGAGACGTACTACGCCAAGGACGCGTGGGCGCTCGTCCATCGCGGGTTCGAGGTCAACTGGGACAAGAACGCCAACGACGCGATCCTGTCCTCCGGGGGCCATGTCACGATCCCCTCGGACGCGGCGTACGTGGTGCATCCGCCGGTCGGCAAGTACGTGATCGGGCTCGGTGAACTGCTCTTCGGCTTCGATCCGTTCGGCTGGCGGTTCATGACCGCCCTGCTCGGCACGCTCAGTGTGCTGATGCTGTGCCGGATCGGCCGACGGCTGTTCCGCTCGACGTTCCTGGGCTGTCTGGCCGGCGCGCTGATGGCGGTGGACGGGCTGCACTTCGTGATGAGCCGCACCGCGCTGCTCGACGGCGTGCTGATGTTCTTCGTGCTGGCGGCGTTCGGCTGTCTGGTGGTGGACCGTGACCGGGCGCGCGAACGGCTCGCGGCGGCGCTCCCACCGGACGCGGACGGCCGTCACCGCCCCGACGCGCACCTCGCGGAGACCACCCGTCTGGGGCTGCGGCCCTGGCGCTGGGCGGCCGGTGTGATGTTCGGCCTGGCGATCGGCACCAAGTGGAACGGCCTGTACATCATGGCCGCGTTCCTGCTGATGACGCTGCTGTGGGACGTCGGCTCGCGCAAGGTGGCGGGCGCCCGCCGGCCGTACCTGGCGGTGCTGAAGCACGACACGGGCTGGACGTTCCTGTCGACCGTCCCGGTCGCGCTGGTCACCTACCTGGCGTCGTGGACGGGCTGGATCCTCTCCCCGACGGACGGCTCGGGCGGCTACTACCGCGACTGGGCTGCAGGCGACGGCAAGGGCGGCAACTGGACCTGGCTCTTCCCGGACTGGCTGCGCAGCCTGTGGCACTACGAGCACGAGGTGTACCAGTTCCACACCCACCTCACCTCGCCGCACACGTACCAGTCGAACCCGTGGTCCTGGATCCTCCTCGGCCGCCCGGTGTCGTACTTCTACGAGTCCCCCGCGCCCGGCGCGGACGGCTGCCCGACGGACGCGGGCGAGAAGTGCGCCCGCGAGGTCCTGGCCCTCGGCACCCCGCTGCTGTGGTGGGCCGCCTGCTTCGCGCTCCTGTACGTCCTGTGGCGCTGGCTGCTGCGCCGCGACTGGCGCGCGGGCGCGATCGCCTGCGCGATCGCGGCGGGCTACCTGCCCTGGTTCCTCTACCAGGAGCGCACGATCTTCCTCTTCTACGCCGTCGTCTTCCTGCCCTTCCTGTGCCTCGCGGTCGCGATGATGACCGGCGCGCTGGTCGGCCCACCCGGCTCCTCGGACACCCGCCGCGTCGCCGGCGCGACGGCCGCGGGCGTCCTGACCCTCCTGATCGCCTGGAACTTCATCTACTTCTGGCCCCTGTACACGGGCGAGGCCATCCCGATCGACGACTGGCGGTCGCGGATGTGGCTGGATACCTGGGTCTAG
- a CDS encoding bifunctional DNA primase/polymerase, producing MTYAPRPALLRAALDAAEHGWPVIPLRPRSKVPALHGERRCPGTGECTDRHRTFEQRATTDPSRIERCWATGPFNVGIATGPAGLLVVDLDTLKPTDEKDAPDGAANFRALCERSGHAVPATRRIRTPSGGEHLYFTAPIGVRFTNTTGTLTPKVDTRAWGGQVVAPGSSTPHGPYTVLEDVPVTYLPEWLQKALTAPHRSATAPILPTLARDTSRYAAVALEREVAAVAATREGGRQAQLLRAVRAVGRFVAWGDLDRATVEAAFTCGGESAGLPPAECRATIRKALDYSIRTAWPRETA from the coding sequence ATGACGTATGCCCCCCGGCCCGCGCTGCTGCGCGCGGCACTGGACGCCGCCGAACACGGCTGGCCCGTCATCCCCCTGCGCCCGCGCAGCAAGGTCCCCGCCCTGCACGGGGAACGCCGCTGCCCCGGCACCGGCGAGTGCACGGACAGACACCGCACGTTCGAGCAGCGCGCCACCACCGACCCCTCCCGCATCGAACGGTGCTGGGCCACGGGCCCGTTCAACGTCGGCATCGCCACCGGCCCCGCCGGGCTCTTGGTCGTCGACCTCGACACGCTCAAGCCCACAGACGAAAAGGACGCGCCTGACGGCGCGGCCAACTTCCGTGCGCTCTGCGAGCGCTCCGGCCACGCCGTCCCCGCCACCCGCCGCATCCGGACCCCCAGCGGCGGAGAGCACCTGTACTTCACCGCCCCCATCGGAGTCCGGTTCACCAACACCACGGGCACGCTCACGCCCAAGGTCGACACCCGCGCATGGGGCGGACAGGTCGTCGCCCCCGGCAGCTCGACGCCACACGGCCCGTACACGGTCCTGGAGGACGTGCCCGTCACATACCTGCCTGAATGGCTCCAAAAGGCTCTGACGGCCCCTCACAGGTCCGCCACGGCCCCGATCCTGCCAACCCTCGCCCGTGACACCAGCCGGTACGCCGCCGTGGCCCTCGAACGCGAAGTGGCGGCCGTCGCAGCCACCCGAGAGGGCGGACGGCAGGCCCAACTCCTGCGCGCGGTAAGGGCGGTGGGCCGGTTCGTGGCCTGGGGCGACCTCGACCGCGCCACCGTGGAAGCGGCCTTTACCTGCGGGGGCGAGTCGGCGGGACTGCCGCCGGCCGAGTGCCGCGCCACCATCCGCAAGGCCCTGGACTACTCAATCCGCACCGCCTGGCCCCGGGAGACGGCATGA